A region of Subtercola boreus DNA encodes the following proteins:
- a CDS encoding ABC transporter permease → MTLDERTKPAPQSGRPAAAATAKRILPLPVTGQEFVLIGVLIVLWILLGIFTPAFLTPNSIQPLLVSVAPIALIGIGMTFIIITAGIDVSVGGAIMLCAVIVAKTLVSADIPLIGAVALAVAVGLVLGLVNGFLIAYGRVAAIIITFGTANIFQFLALRVFGSSTVNGIPSTLEVFGRGEAGRTLGVPNSFAIMIIIAAVAWWYLRHASGGRHLFAIGGNANAARLVGIKVQPRVLIAYALTGALVGLGACFILASGTATLDQSVGSGKELQVIAAVVIGGTSILGGRGSVIGTVLGAILVQTVTSGVTQLGWPSQLANLFVGIFIIIAVGTDLLRERARRKA, encoded by the coding sequence ATGACCCTCGACGAGCGCACGAAGCCTGCGCCCCAGTCCGGCCGGCCCGCAGCCGCCGCCACCGCGAAGCGCATCCTGCCCCTGCCGGTCACCGGCCAGGAGTTCGTGCTCATCGGCGTGCTGATCGTGCTGTGGATCCTGCTCGGCATCTTCACGCCGGCGTTCCTGACGCCCAACTCGATCCAGCCGCTGCTGGTGTCGGTCGCCCCGATCGCCCTGATCGGCATCGGCATGACGTTCATCATCATCACGGCCGGCATCGACGTCTCTGTCGGCGGAGCGATCATGCTCTGCGCGGTGATCGTCGCGAAGACCCTGGTGAGCGCCGACATCCCCCTGATCGGTGCGGTCGCGCTGGCGGTCGCCGTCGGGCTCGTGCTCGGTCTGGTCAACGGTTTCCTCATCGCCTACGGCCGCGTCGCCGCGATCATCATCACGTTCGGTACCGCGAACATCTTCCAGTTCCTCGCGCTCCGCGTCTTCGGCTCGTCGACGGTCAACGGGATCCCGTCGACCCTCGAGGTGTTCGGCCGCGGCGAGGCCGGTCGCACGCTCGGCGTACCGAACAGCTTCGCGATCATGATCATCATCGCTGCGGTCGCGTGGTGGTACCTCCGGCACGCGTCGGGTGGGCGTCACCTGTTCGCAATCGGCGGGAACGCGAACGCCGCTCGCCTCGTGGGTATCAAGGTGCAGCCGCGGGTGCTCATCGCCTACGCTCTCACCGGCGCCCTCGTCGGACTCGGTGCGTGCTTCATCCTCGCGTCGGGAACCGCGACGCTCGACCAGTCGGTCGGATCCGGTAAGGAGCTGCAGGTCATCGCCGCGGTCGTGATCGGCGGAACGTCCATCCTCGGTGGTCGCGGGTCGGTCATCGGAACGGTGCTCGGCGCGATCCTGGTTCAGACCGTGACCTCGGGTGTCACCCAGCTCGGGTGGCCCAGCCAGCTCGCGAACCTGTTCGTGGGAATCTTCATCATCATTGCTGTCGGCACTGACCTGCTGCGTGAGCGCGCAAGGAGAAAAGCATGA
- a CDS encoding ABC transporter permease, whose translation MTLVNETTHIQVPKNPKKRGGRSVLSRGVEALLTNRVVLLAVLIVVVLVVMTILDSAGQLSGAYNADYLASSLISAVPLAMLGMAQLLVILSGKGGIDLSVGSIVSLTGILFGFAYGPGGWDFVPALILAVVAGGVFGAVNGVLIAYIGFPPLIATLATYYAYRSLALVISNQKPVSSESIQNFYSAAQSVEIPVIGATIPLIPLGIFTFLIPTIIVVWIVLNKTTFGRRLYAIGTNDVAAQWSGINVRPNRMAVYAISGVISGLVSVVTVAQFASARPDAGTSGNGMALPAITIAVLGGVAITGGIGRVSGIVLATLLIVWLNAGILLALPGNDGSQFQLLALGLVLVFASLLNGLTKRKYGGI comes from the coding sequence ATGACACTCGTCAACGAGACCACGCACATCCAGGTCCCGAAGAACCCGAAGAAGCGCGGTGGCCGATCCGTTCTCTCCCGCGGCGTCGAAGCCCTGCTGACGAACCGTGTCGTGCTGCTCGCCGTGCTCATCGTCGTGGTGCTCGTCGTCATGACGATCCTCGACTCGGCCGGCCAGCTGAGCGGTGCGTACAACGCCGACTACCTCGCCTCCTCGCTGATCAGCGCCGTTCCGCTGGCAATGCTCGGCATGGCGCAGCTGCTCGTGATCCTGTCGGGCAAGGGCGGAATCGATCTCTCCGTCGGCTCGATCGTGTCGCTAACGGGCATCCTGTTCGGTTTCGCGTACGGCCCGGGCGGCTGGGACTTCGTTCCCGCGCTGATCCTCGCCGTCGTCGCCGGTGGCGTGTTCGGTGCCGTCAACGGCGTCCTGATCGCGTACATCGGCTTCCCGCCCCTGATCGCGACGCTCGCGACGTACTACGCCTACCGTTCGCTCGCCCTCGTGATCTCGAACCAGAAGCCCGTCTCGTCCGAGTCGATCCAGAACTTCTACTCGGCCGCCCAGTCGGTCGAGATCCCGGTCATCGGTGCGACGATCCCGCTGATCCCGCTCGGCATCTTCACGTTCCTGATCCCCACGATCATCGTCGTCTGGATCGTGCTCAACAAGACGACCTTCGGCCGTCGCCTCTACGCGATCGGCACGAACGACGTCGCCGCACAGTGGTCGGGCATCAACGTACGACCGAACCGGATGGCCGTCTACGCCATCTCGGGGGTGATCTCCGGTCTCGTGTCGGTCGTCACGGTCGCGCAGTTCGCCTCGGCCCGGCCCGACGCCGGAACCTCGGGCAACGGCATGGCGCTCCCCGCGATCACGATCGCGGTCCTCGGCGGTGTCGCCATCACCGGTGGAATCGGCCGGGTCAGCGGAATCGTGCTCGCCACGCTGCTCATCGTCTGGCTGAACGCGGGCATCCTGCTCGCCCTGCCCGGCAACGACGGATCGCAGTTCCAGCTTCTGGCCCTCGGCCTCGTGCTGGTCTTCGCCTCGCTGCTCAACGGACTCACCAAACGCAAATACGGAGGAATCTAA
- a CDS encoding class II aldolase/adducin family protein has product MATNWLPELVSDELVALTRSLGEPAKDLVILAEGNVSQRLADGRIAIKTSGSYMARSDASQFVVVDVEPLVELMMAEDTTQAELTAMLDAGEHDGIRRRGSIETLVHAAVQSIQPTAFVAHTHPTAIVSLLASVHAATAFDEWVYSDEAVVIGKPLFVPYAEPGIQLGRLYLTKLREYFEANGELPSLVLLGNHGMVAIGGSAEAAEAITLMAVKGARVRLEALSVGGVRGLGGDTVSHYFEREDMAERRKALAGTN; this is encoded by the coding sequence ATGGCCACGAACTGGCTGCCCGAACTCGTCAGCGACGAGCTGGTCGCCCTGACCCGCTCGCTCGGCGAGCCGGCCAAAGACCTGGTCATCCTGGCGGAGGGCAACGTCTCCCAGCGCCTCGCCGACGGTCGCATCGCGATCAAGACGTCAGGTTCCTACATGGCGCGCTCCGACGCCTCGCAGTTCGTGGTCGTGGATGTCGAACCCCTCGTCGAGCTGATGATGGCTGAAGACACCACCCAGGCCGAACTGACCGCGATGCTCGATGCCGGCGAGCACGACGGCATCCGTCGGCGCGGATCGATCGAGACGCTGGTACATGCCGCTGTACAGTCGATCCAGCCCACCGCGTTCGTGGCGCACACCCACCCGACGGCGATCGTCTCGCTGCTGGCCAGCGTGCACGCGGCGACGGCGTTCGACGAGTGGGTCTACTCCGATGAGGCCGTCGTGATCGGCAAACCCCTGTTCGTGCCCTACGCCGAGCCGGGCATCCAGCTCGGCCGGCTGTACCTGACCAAGCTCCGCGAGTACTTCGAAGCGAACGGCGAACTGCCGTCGCTCGTGCTGCTCGGCAACCACGGCATGGTCGCGATCGGCGGCAGCGCGGAGGCCGCGGAGGCCATCACGCTGATGGCGGTCAAGGGTGCGCGCGTGCGCCTCGAGGCGCTGTCGGTCGGCGGCGTGCGGGGACTCGGCGGCGACACGGTCTCGCACTACTTCGAACGCGAAGACATGGCTGAGCGCCGGAAGGCGCTGGCCGGCACCAACTGA
- a CDS encoding HAD family hydrolase, translating into MAAAPSIQAVFCDVGGPIYDDENFVAAVLRAADELRAADGLGPVDRPRFRSIYDGVRAEQGGVSLRASIAREFLGSESRKRELHDLTRDYWAHPAGTLYADVMPFFSALAGRVKIGILANQEESVIRSLERDGLAPYIDVWGVSAVVGFEKPSPELFTWALRAAGVAASEAVHIGNRLDTDVRPAAALGLSTVWVLRGEAPTSPTAAQLAEPDIAVWTLDGLADRIFTELPAARTASAVAS; encoded by the coding sequence ATGGCTGCAGCTCCTTCCATCCAGGCGGTCTTCTGCGACGTCGGCGGGCCGATCTACGACGACGAGAACTTCGTCGCCGCGGTGCTGCGGGCGGCCGACGAGCTGCGCGCAGCCGACGGCCTCGGGCCTGTCGACCGCCCCCGGTTCCGGTCGATCTACGACGGGGTGCGGGCCGAGCAGGGCGGAGTGTCGCTCCGGGCGTCCATCGCGCGGGAGTTCCTCGGCTCTGAGTCGCGCAAGCGCGAGCTGCACGATCTGACGCGCGACTACTGGGCGCACCCCGCCGGCACGCTCTACGCCGACGTGATGCCGTTCTTCTCCGCCCTCGCGGGCCGGGTGAAGATCGGGATTCTGGCGAACCAGGAGGAGTCGGTCATCCGCTCGCTCGAACGGGACGGCCTCGCGCCGTACATCGACGTGTGGGGAGTGTCGGCGGTGGTGGGCTTCGAGAAACCGTCGCCCGAGCTGTTCACGTGGGCGCTCCGGGCGGCCGGGGTGGCTGCGTCCGAGGCCGTGCACATCGGCAACCGGCTCGACACCGACGTGCGCCCTGCCGCCGCCCTCGGCCTGTCGACGGTGTGGGTGCTGCGCGGCGAGGCGCCCACCTCGCCCACCGCCGCCCAGCTCGCCGAGCCGGACATTGCGGTGTGGACGCTCGACGGCCTCGCCGATCGCATCTTCACGGAACTCCCCGCCGCGCGCACTGCTTCGGCGGTGGCCTCGTGA
- a CDS encoding xylulokinase, whose protein sequence is MSVVLGVDLATGDARVLAVDAETGAHLAERSTALPTVSTAGTREQPAVYAEAVFAMIAAITDALGSRASDIAALSITGTSGTVVPADLLGRPVGNALLYNDPRGSEELSALAAAGLGVRPSGALARAAWMHAHTPAPLYLFTPDVVAAALAGTVLASDTSHALKSGIDAVTATWDATALDVLGLPASTLPALVAPARAIGVVSASVAPSLGLPQGVLIVSGMTDGSTAQLATGAVRPGDTVGVLGTTLVLKAASRTMLTDGASGIYSHVAPDGTFWAGGASNTGAGVLRHGVTAGLDVREADRAAVALGASPVVAYPLAGRGERFPVVDAAFDGFAVDLSGVPHVGTDPVVRFRSVLEGVAFVERLGIERLQALAGPGTGHHHLGGGASGSVVWNTIRASALGRPVVVPGNRSSAFGAAMLAAAGLPGETFQGVIDRLASPGRFVEPDPQLVAALEDRYAVFTEMLAVRV, encoded by the coding sequence GTGAGCGTCGTGCTCGGCGTCGACCTCGCCACCGGCGACGCACGGGTGCTGGCGGTCGACGCGGAGACAGGCGCGCACCTCGCCGAGCGGTCGACCGCGCTGCCGACGGTGAGCACCGCAGGCACCCGTGAGCAGCCCGCGGTCTACGCCGAGGCCGTCTTCGCGATGATCGCCGCGATCACCGACGCTCTCGGATCGCGCGCCTCCGACATCGCTGCGCTGTCGATCACGGGCACCTCGGGCACCGTCGTGCCGGCCGACCTCCTCGGGCGTCCGGTCGGCAACGCGCTGCTCTACAACGATCCGCGCGGCTCCGAGGAGCTTTCCGCCCTCGCCGCGGCGGGTCTCGGCGTGCGTCCCTCGGGTGCGCTGGCCCGCGCGGCGTGGATGCACGCCCACACCCCCGCGCCCCTCTACCTGTTCACGCCCGACGTGGTCGCGGCCGCCCTCGCCGGCACGGTGCTCGCCAGCGACACGTCGCACGCGCTGAAGAGCGGCATCGACGCGGTCACCGCCACGTGGGACGCTACGGCGCTCGACGTGCTCGGCCTCCCTGCGTCCACGCTGCCCGCGCTTGTCGCGCCTGCCCGCGCCATCGGTGTCGTCTCGGCCTCGGTCGCCCCGTCTCTCGGCCTGCCGCAGGGCGTGCTCATCGTCTCCGGCATGACCGACGGCAGCACCGCGCAACTCGCCACCGGAGCGGTACGCCCCGGCGACACCGTGGGAGTGCTCGGCACGACGCTGGTGCTCAAGGCGGCGTCGCGCACGATGCTGACGGATGGGGCATCCGGGATCTACTCGCACGTCGCGCCCGACGGAACCTTCTGGGCCGGCGGAGCGTCGAACACCGGCGCGGGCGTGCTGCGGCACGGAGTGACGGCGGGGCTCGACGTTCGCGAGGCCGACCGGGCTGCGGTGGCACTCGGGGCGTCGCCGGTGGTCGCGTATCCGCTCGCCGGGCGCGGGGAGCGGTTTCCGGTGGTGGATGCCGCGTTCGACGGCTTCGCGGTGGATCTGTCGGGCGTTCCGCACGTGGGCACCGACCCTGTCGTACGGTTCCGTTCCGTGCTCGAGGGCGTGGCATTTGTGGAGCGGCTCGGGATCGAGCGGCTGCAGGCGCTTGCGGGGCCGGGCACCGGGCACCACCACCTCGGCGGCGGTGCTTCGGGCAGCGTGGTGTGGAACACCATCCGCGCGTCGGCCCTCGGGCGGCCCGTCGTCGTGCCGGGTAACCGGTCGAGCGCGTTCGGCGCGGCCATGCTGGCCGCCGCCGGGCTCCCGGGCGAGACATTCCAGGGTGTCATCGACCGGCTCGCCTCCCCCGGGCGCTTCGTCGAACCCGACCCGCAGCTCGTCGCTGCGCTCGAAGACCGGTACGCCGTCTTCACGGAGATGCTGGCGGTGAGGGTCTGA
- a CDS encoding L-rhamnose mutarotase, producing the protein MASLQRVCFQLQVDPAKLDEYRRRHADVWPEFLVELRRTGWQNYSLFLRDDGLLIGYFETPDLALAQAGMAATAVNERWQAEMAEFFEGLEGTPDQGFLQLTEIFNLDDQLGRADAATGSATGTATTSATGTATTSAASETASATGSATASPHPTDIHPTTPPATTAG; encoded by the coding sequence ATGGCGAGTCTGCAGCGTGTCTGTTTCCAGTTGCAGGTCGACCCGGCGAAGCTCGACGAGTACCGGCGCCGGCACGCTGACGTCTGGCCCGAGTTCCTGGTCGAGCTGCGGCGCACCGGGTGGCAGAACTACTCACTGTTCCTCCGCGACGACGGGCTGCTGATCGGGTACTTCGAGACGCCCGACCTCGCTCTGGCCCAGGCGGGCATGGCGGCGACCGCCGTGAACGAACGGTGGCAGGCAGAGATGGCGGAGTTCTTCGAGGGGCTGGAAGGCACTCCCGACCAGGGTTTCCTGCAGCTGACCGAGATCTTCAACCTCGACGACCAGCTCGGTCGTGCCGACGCCGCGACCGGCTCCGCGACCGGCACCGCCACCACCTCCGCGACCGGCACCGCAACCACCTCCGCCGCCTCCGAGACCGCCTCCGCGACCGGCTCCGCCACCGCCTCGCCCCACCCCACCGACATCCACCCGACCACCCCACCCGCCACCACCGCGGGCTGA
- the rhaI gene encoding L-rhamnose isomerase yields the protein MVQFSDIAADLEAQAIELPSWAFGNSGTRFKVFGTPGTPRTPEEKIADAAQVNKHTGLSPKVAIHIPWDKVDDFGALGRYANDLGVSLGTVNSNTFQDDDYKFGSLTHIDPVIRQKAIDHHYECIDIMSEIGSKDLKVWLADGTNYPGQGDLRGRQDRLATSLAAIYDRIGEGQRLVLEYKFFEPAFYHTDVPDWGTSYTQVAALGDRAMVCLDTGHHAPGTNIEFIVMQLLRLGKLGSFDFNSRFYADDDLIVGAADPFQLFRILVEVVRGGGYGPSSPVAFMLDQCHNVEDKIPGQIRSVLNVQEMTARALLVDRPALEAAQAAGDVLGANGILMDAFYTDVRPSLAAWRESRGLPADPMAAYAASGYQATIAAARAGGTQAGWGA from the coding sequence ATGGTGCAGTTCAGCGACATCGCCGCCGACCTCGAGGCTCAGGCCATCGAGCTCCCCTCCTGGGCGTTCGGCAACTCAGGTACCCGCTTCAAGGTGTTCGGAACACCCGGAACCCCGCGCACGCCCGAAGAGAAGATCGCCGACGCGGCACAGGTGAACAAGCACACCGGGCTGTCGCCGAAGGTCGCGATCCACATCCCCTGGGACAAGGTCGACGACTTCGGTGCGCTCGGCCGCTATGCGAACGACCTCGGGGTCTCGCTCGGTACCGTCAACTCGAACACCTTCCAGGACGACGACTACAAGTTCGGCAGCCTGACGCACATCGACCCGGTCATCCGCCAGAAGGCCATCGACCACCACTACGAGTGCATCGACATCATGAGCGAGATCGGCTCCAAGGACCTCAAGGTCTGGCTCGCCGACGGCACCAACTACCCGGGCCAGGGCGACCTGCGCGGCCGGCAGGATCGGCTCGCGACATCCCTCGCCGCCATCTACGACCGCATCGGCGAAGGCCAGCGCCTCGTGCTGGAGTACAAGTTCTTCGAGCCGGCGTTCTACCACACCGATGTTCCCGACTGGGGAACCTCCTACACGCAGGTGGCCGCGCTCGGCGACCGCGCGATGGTCTGCCTCGACACCGGACACCACGCGCCCGGCACGAACATCGAGTTCATTGTGATGCAGCTCCTCCGCCTCGGCAAGCTCGGTTCGTTCGACTTCAACTCGCGCTTCTACGCCGACGACGACCTGATCGTGGGGGCTGCGGACCCGTTCCAGCTGTTCCGGATCCTCGTGGAGGTCGTGCGGGGCGGCGGCTACGGCCCCTCCTCGCCGGTCGCGTTCATGCTCGACCAGTGCCACAACGTGGAGGACAAGATCCCCGGGCAGATCCGCTCGGTGCTGAATGTGCAGGAGATGACGGCCCGTGCGCTGCTCGTTGACCGACCCGCCCTCGAGGCCGCTCAGGCCGCGGGTGACGTTCTCGGCGCGAACGGCATCCTGATGGATGCGTTCTACACCGACGTGCGCCCCTCCCTCGCCGCGTGGCGCGAGTCGCGCGGCCTGCCCGCCGACCCCATGGCGGCCTACGCCGCCTCCGGCTACCAGGCCACCATCGCCGCGGCCCGCGCCGGCGGCACCCAGGCCGGCTGGGGAGCCTGA
- a CDS encoding bifunctional aldolase/short-chain dehydrogenase — protein sequence MTNPAAAELIGRSNRLGSDPKNTNYAGGNTSAKGLERDPVTGEDVELLWVKGSGGDLGTLKEQGLAVLRLDRLRALKGVYRGIEHEDEMVAAFDHTLFGKGGATPSIDTAMHGLVDAAHVDHLHPDSGISIATAADGEALTATIFGGRVAWVDWRRPGFQLGLDIAAIKESTPDAIGVILGGHGITAWGDTSDEAEANSLWIIDTAAAYIAEHGTAEPFGPALDGYAALPEAERRAKAAALAPSIRGLASTDRVQVGSFTDAEVVLDFLASSEHPRLGALGTSCPDHFLRTKVKPLILDLPATATVEESIARLKELHEAYRADYAAYYDRHATADSPAMRGADPAIVLIPGVGMFSYGATAQTARVAGEFYINAINVMRGAEALSTYAPIEESEKFRIEYWALEEAKLQRLPKPASHATRIALVTGAASGIGKAIATRLAAEGACVVIADLDLEKAVAAAAELGSTDVAIGVQANVTSAVEIQAAVDAALLAFGGLDLIVNNAGLSLSKSLLDTTDADWDLQHNVMAKGSFMVSRAAARVLIDQGLGGDIVYISSKNSVFAGPNNIAYSATKADQAHQVRLLAAELGEFGVRVNGINPDGVVRGSGIFAGGWGAKRAAVYGVPEEDLGAYYAQRTLLKREVLPENVANAVAVLTGDDLSHTTGLHIPVDAGVAAAFLR from the coding sequence ATGACGAATCCCGCAGCCGCCGAGCTGATCGGCCGGTCGAACCGGCTCGGCTCCGACCCGAAGAACACGAACTACGCGGGCGGCAACACGTCGGCGAAGGGCCTCGAACGCGACCCCGTGACCGGTGAGGATGTCGAACTGCTTTGGGTCAAGGGCTCCGGCGGCGACCTCGGCACCCTGAAGGAGCAGGGCCTCGCGGTGCTGCGCCTCGACCGGCTCCGCGCCCTGAAAGGCGTCTACCGCGGAATCGAACACGAAGACGAGATGGTCGCAGCCTTCGACCACACGTTGTTCGGCAAGGGCGGGGCGACACCGTCCATCGACACCGCGATGCACGGGCTGGTGGATGCCGCCCACGTCGATCACCTGCACCCCGATTCCGGCATCTCCATCGCAACAGCGGCCGACGGCGAAGCCCTCACCGCGACGATCTTCGGCGGTCGCGTGGCCTGGGTCGACTGGCGGCGTCCGGGCTTCCAGCTGGGCCTCGACATCGCCGCGATCAAGGAGTCGACCCCCGACGCGATCGGCGTGATCCTCGGCGGACACGGCATCACCGCCTGGGGCGACACGAGCGACGAGGCCGAGGCGAACTCGCTCTGGATCATCGACACCGCCGCCGCGTACATCGCCGAACACGGCACGGCGGAACCCTTCGGGCCCGCCCTCGACGGGTACGCCGCGCTGCCGGAGGCCGAACGGCGGGCCAAAGCGGCAGCGCTCGCCCCGAGCATCCGGGGCCTCGCCTCGACCGACCGCGTCCAGGTCGGTTCCTTCACCGATGCGGAGGTCGTGCTCGACTTCCTCGCGAGCTCCGAACACCCCCGGCTCGGGGCTCTCGGCACCAGCTGCCCCGACCATTTCCTCCGCACCAAGGTGAAGCCGCTCATCCTCGACCTGCCGGCGACGGCCACCGTCGAGGAGTCGATCGCGCGACTGAAGGAGCTGCACGAGGCTTACCGCGCGGACTATGCGGCCTACTATGACAGGCACGCAACCGCAGACTCCCCCGCGATGCGCGGCGCAGACCCGGCGATCGTGCTGATCCCGGGCGTCGGCATGTTCTCGTACGGCGCCACCGCTCAGACCGCCCGTGTTGCCGGCGAGTTCTACATCAACGCGATCAACGTGATGCGCGGCGCCGAGGCGCTGTCGACGTACGCGCCGATCGAGGAGTCCGAGAAGTTCCGCATCGAGTACTGGGCCCTCGAGGAAGCCAAGCTGCAGCGCCTCCCCAAGCCCGCCTCGCATGCCACCCGCATCGCGCTGGTGACCGGTGCGGCATCCGGAATCGGCAAAGCCATCGCAACCCGTCTCGCCGCCGAGGGTGCGTGCGTCGTCATCGCCGACCTCGACCTGGAGAAGGCGGTTGCGGCCGCCGCCGAGCTGGGGTCGACGGATGTGGCCATCGGCGTGCAGGCGAACGTGACGTCGGCTGTCGAGATCCAGGCAGCGGTGGATGCCGCACTGCTCGCCTTCGGAGGCCTCGACCTCATCGTGAACAACGCCGGCCTCTCGCTCTCGAAGTCGCTGCTCGACACCACCGACGCCGACTGGGACCTGCAGCACAACGTCATGGCGAAGGGCTCGTTCATGGTCTCGCGCGCCGCGGCCCGCGTGCTCATCGACCAGGGACTCGGCGGGGACATCGTCTACATCTCGTCGAAGAACTCGGTGTTCGCCGGACCCAACAACATCGCCTATTCGGCGACGAAAGCCGACCAGGCGCACCAGGTGCGGTTGCTCGCGGCGGAGCTCGGCGAATTCGGGGTGCGCGTGAACGGCATCAACCCCGACGGCGTGGTGCGCGGCTCGGGCATCTTCGCGGGCGGCTGGGGCGCCAAGCGCGCGGCCGTCTACGGGGTGCCCGAGGAGGATCTCGGCGCGTACTACGCCCAGCGCACGCTGCTGAAGCGCGAGGTTTTGCCCGAGAACGTGGCGAACGCGGTCGCGGTGCTGACCGGCGACGACCTGTCGCACACAACGGGACTGCACATCCCGGTGGACGCTGGCGTGGCCGCGGCGTTCCTGCGATGA
- a CDS encoding rhamnulokinase, whose translation MSAAAGGASCASAGGTAAENGASGAAGAAAGAGGVVAAIDLGATSGRVMLGYVGPNGIRLEPVARFPNVPVRTIDGLHWNILELYRNVIAGLAEAVRREPGLASIAVDSWAVDYALLRGDRMLGNPFHYRDERTARGVEAVHAAVPFAELYRTSGLQFLTINTVYQLGAEPRDILDHADALLLIPDLIDFWLTGVRRAERTNASTTGLLNVHTREWDDALIASLGLPRALFPALIEPGETVGQLLPAVAEEIGAAHLATPLPVTAIGSHDTASAVMAVPAVGDDFAYISSGTWSLVGVELEHPVVSDESRAANFTNEGGVDGRVRFLQNVSGLWLLSESVRTWERSGEVIDLPALLAEAAAVAEPVAVFEVGDAGFVAPGDMPSRIAKWCADHGQPVPQSRAEFVRSILESLAEAYAVSLAAAQHLSGKVVSTIHIVGGGSQNALLCQLTADRTGLPVLAGPVEATAIGNVLVQARAAGLVTGDLAALRALVAESFPPVRYRPAG comes from the coding sequence ATGAGCGCGGCGGCGGGTGGCGCGTCTTGCGCCAGCGCGGGCGGCACGGCTGCGGAGAACGGCGCGTCCGGTGCGGCGGGTGCGGCTGCCGGCGCGGGCGGCGTCGTCGCCGCGATCGATCTCGGCGCCACGAGCGGACGCGTCATGCTCGGCTACGTCGGCCCCAACGGTATCCGCCTCGAGCCGGTCGCACGCTTCCCGAACGTCCCCGTGCGCACCATCGACGGCCTGCACTGGAACATCCTCGAGCTCTACCGCAACGTCATCGCCGGCCTTGCCGAGGCCGTGCGGCGGGAGCCCGGTCTGGCCAGTATCGCCGTCGATTCGTGGGCCGTCGACTACGCCCTGCTCCGCGGTGACCGGATGCTCGGCAACCCGTTCCACTACCGCGACGAGCGCACCGCGCGAGGCGTCGAGGCCGTCCACGCCGCCGTACCCTTCGCGGAGCTGTACCGCACGAGCGGCCTGCAGTTCCTCACGATCAACACCGTCTACCAGCTCGGCGCCGAGCCCCGCGACATCCTCGACCACGCGGATGCCCTGCTGCTCATCCCCGACCTCATCGACTTCTGGTTGACAGGCGTACGCCGCGCCGAACGTACGAACGCGTCGACGACGGGGCTGCTCAATGTGCACACGCGCGAATGGGATGACGCTCTCATCGCCTCGCTCGGGCTCCCTCGCGCGCTCTTCCCCGCGCTGATCGAACCCGGCGAGACCGTCGGACAGCTGCTGCCCGCCGTCGCCGAGGAGATCGGCGCCGCCCACCTCGCCACGCCCCTGCCGGTGACCGCGATCGGGTCGCACGACACCGCCTCCGCCGTGATGGCGGTGCCCGCGGTGGGCGACGACTTCGCGTACATCTCCAGCGGAACCTGGTCCCTCGTGGGGGTCGAGCTCGAGCATCCGGTGGTCAGCGACGAGAGCCGCGCCGCCAACTTCACGAACGAGGGCGGGGTGGATGGCCGGGTCAGGTTCCTGCAGAACGTCTCCGGGCTCTGGCTGCTCTCCGAATCGGTGCGCACCTGGGAACGGTCGGGCGAGGTCATCGACCTGCCCGCACTGCTGGCGGAGGCCGCGGCCGTGGCCGAGCCGGTCGCCGTGTTCGAGGTGGGCGATGCCGGCTTCGTCGCGCCGGGCGACATGCCGTCGCGCATTGCCAAATGGTGCGCCGACCACGGTCAGCCGGTGCCGCAGTCGCGCGCCGAGTTCGTGCGGAGCATCCTCGAAAGCCTCGCCGAAGCGTATGCCGTCTCGCTCGCTGCAGCACAACACCTGTCGGGAAAAGTCGTGAGCACGATCCACATCGTCGGTGGCGGGTCGCAGAACGCGCTCCTCTGCCAGCTGACGGCGGACCGCACCGGCCTCCCCGTGCTCGCGGGGCCGGTCGAGGCGACCGCGATCGGCAACGTGCTGGTGCAGGCGCGGGCCGCGGGCCTCGTAACGGGTGACCTCGCGGCGCTGCGGGCGCTCGTGGCGGAATCGTTCCCGCCGGTGCGGTACAGGCCCGCGGGCTGA